In Candidatus Desulfofervidus auxilii, one genomic interval encodes:
- the atpE gene encoding ATP synthase F0 subunit C, with the protein MSAVGLKFFITTVFVAGFGIAIAAFGGSLGQGWGLQKSVEGIARNPEASGKITVTMLIGLAMIESLVIYTLVVELILLYAYPMAKPLAKFVGLEVG; encoded by the coding sequence ATGAGCGCAGTGGGGCTGAAGTTTTTCATTACCACTGTATTTGTGGCAGGCTTTGGTATCGCTATCGCAGCTTTCGGTGGTTCCCTGGGTCAAGGTTGGGGTCTTCAAAAGAGTGTGGAAGGTATTGCTAGAAATCCAGAGGCCTCAGGTAAAATCACGGTTACCATGTTGATTGGTCTGGCCATGATAGAATCTCTGGTTATTTATACCCTAGTTGTCGAACTGATTCTCCTCTATGCCTATCCTATGGCCAAGCCACTTGCCAAGTTTGTTGGTTTAGAAGTAGGTTAA
- a CDS encoding diguanylate cyclase, producing MFASSSKVVLAEDNESIAKLLLLILEDHNFETKWVFLGNKVITACLEKIPDLIILDPILPDKDGFELLKEVKNHIILREIPIVLILNEDKQKGRFLHFSPLDILVKPVNLNELSLKIKNWVGVLENQKTLKKKAMTDALTGLLNDLALEKELTIACYYAEKFGKNFSTLMIDIDYFTKYNNIYGHRFGDSLLQTLAVFWKGALRPTDAIFRYKGPSFVAILQDTPLEQGINAAERLRRITYERSLPHQQGLNNVVTISIGVTAFKKGDTPGIILHRAASYLTKAKKSGRNVVKSGI from the coding sequence ATGTTTGCATCAAGCTCCAAGGTAGTTCTTGCTGAAGACAATGAAAGCATCGCTAAATTACTTTTGCTTATCTTAGAAGACCACAATTTTGAGACAAAATGGGTTTTTTTAGGAAATAAGGTAATCACTGCCTGTCTTGAAAAAATCCCTGATTTAATTATTTTAGACCCAATTCTGCCAGACAAGGACGGTTTCGAGTTATTGAAAGAGGTAAAAAATCATATAATCTTACGTGAAATACCCATTGTTCTCATTTTAAACGAAGACAAACAAAAGGGGCGTTTTTTGCACTTTTCCCCTTTGGATATTTTAGTCAAGCCTGTGAATTTAAATGAACTTTCTTTAAAAATCAAAAATTGGGTTGGGGTTTTAGAAAATCAAAAAACCTTAAAGAAAAAGGCTATGACCGATGCCTTAACAGGCTTACTGAATGACCTTGCCCTAGAAAAGGAGTTGACTATTGCCTGTTATTATGCTGAGAAATTTGGAAAAAACTTTTCTACCCTTATGATTGATATTGATTACTTTACTAAATATAACAACATTTACGGACATCGGTTTGGAGATAGTTTGCTTCAAACTCTGGCTGTTTTCTGGAAAGGTGCCCTCCGTCCTACTGATGCTATATTCCGATATAAGGGTCCATCCTTCGTAGCTATCTTGCAAGATACACCTTTAGAACAAGGGATAAACGCTGCCGAGAGGTTGCGTCGCATCACTTATGAAAGGAGTTTACCCCATCAGCAGGGACTCAACAACGTTGTTACTATTAGTATCGGAGTCACCGCTTTTAAGAAAGGCGATACTCCAGGCATAATCTTACATAGGGCTGCTAGTTACTTAACCAAAGCGAAAAAGTCGGGTAGAAATGTGGTAAAATCAGGAATATAA
- a CDS encoding excinuclease ABC subunit UvrA, translating into MSELIIEGAAEHNLKGFDITIPKQKIIAITGVSGSGKSSLALDIIYKEGQRRYLSTLLPGGNRLLPRFEKAKVREITGLSPTLGLKQHPTPFNSRSTIGTLTGIYGLLRVLYAKIGIPHCPSCNFPLLTWTVPEIVKEILNLPKGEKLTFLVPIFPKKKKQWWKRYLKEGFTKIRIDGCVYDMTEERFPDKGQRIEIMVDRIIVKEGIKGRIRDSVELAFRLGNILTIERPDKKTLFFTLAPICPQCGFFFPQISPAFFSFNSPLGACPACKGLGKKGEKICPVCEGKRLKTEALAVKIGGKDIFSVSNLPLEDLMIFLRGLNLSSRQRRIASPILEEMEKRITQLLNIGLNYLSLSRSITQVSSGEYQRLILSLYVINTLSDVIFVLDEPTTGLHPKEVKRLISTLRLLKALGNTIIVIEHDLEVILNADYVIELGPGAGEKGGEIVFVGNSEALKKSPTLTGQYLSGRKKLSRKKHLQKKDYLVIEGAAAHNLKNITVSIPLNCLTCICGVSGSGKTSLIINVLYQGLKQKLQGKGVNFTIDIKGIEKIKKVVSIDAHPIGKTPKSNPATYTGVFTHIRQLFAQIPEARARGYTAERFSLNVKGGRCEVCKGEGVVKIEMGILPNVFIPCDACQGKRFNPDTLEIIFKGKNIAQVLDMSVIEAYEFFRHIPSIKKYLYTMIEVGLGYLKLGQPAPSLSGGEAQRLKLARELIPGTQRETIYILDEPSIGLHLEDINHLLSLLDKLIEKGNTVIIAEHHPEIIKAADYLIELGPEGGGKGGYLINSGWI; encoded by the coding sequence ATGTCTGAGCTTATAATTGAAGGTGCCGCCGAACATAATTTAAAGGGTTTTGATATTACTATCCCAAAGCAAAAGATTATTGCTATCACGGGTGTAAGTGGTTCAGGGAAATCTAGTTTAGCCCTTGATATTATATATAAAGAAGGACAAAGAAGATATTTGAGCACACTTCTACCTGGGGGCAATCGACTTTTACCCCGATTTGAAAAGGCAAAGGTAAGAGAGATTACTGGTCTTTCACCCACATTGGGTCTAAAACAACATCCAACCCCATTTAATTCCCGCTCTACCATAGGGACTTTGACAGGGATATATGGCCTTTTACGAGTTCTTTATGCTAAAATTGGCATACCTCATTGTCCTTCCTGTAATTTCCCCTTACTTACTTGGACTGTGCCTGAAATAGTGAAGGAAATTCTAAATTTACCTAAAGGCGAAAAATTAACTTTCTTAGTTCCCATCTTTCCTAAAAAGAAAAAACAATGGTGGAAAAGATATTTAAAAGAAGGATTTACCAAAATAAGGATAGATGGCTGTGTGTATGATATGACTGAAGAGAGGTTTCCAGATAAAGGCCAGAGGATAGAAATAATGGTTGACCGCATTATAGTTAAGGAGGGTATAAAAGGACGAATTAGGGATTCAGTAGAATTGGCCTTCAGACTGGGAAATATTTTAACCATAGAACGCCCTGATAAAAAAACATTATTTTTTACACTGGCCCCTATTTGTCCCCAATGTGGATTTTTTTTCCCTCAGATTTCTCCTGCCTTTTTTTCTTTCAATTCTCCTTTAGGTGCATGTCCTGCCTGTAAGGGATTGGGTAAAAAGGGAGAAAAAATCTGTCCTGTTTGTGAAGGAAAAAGGTTAAAAACAGAAGCCTTAGCAGTAAAAATTGGGGGCAAGGACATCTTCTCTGTTTCCAATTTACCTTTAGAAGACCTAATGATTTTTTTAAGAGGCCTTAATTTATCTTCTAGGCAAAGACGTATTGCCTCTCCTATCTTAGAAGAAATGGAAAAAAGAATAACTCAATTATTAAATATAGGTTTAAATTATCTTTCCCTTTCCCGGAGTATCACCCAGGTATCTAGCGGTGAGTATCAAAGGCTTATCCTTTCTCTGTATGTTATAAATACTCTTAGTGATGTGATTTTTGTCTTGGATGAACCCACTACTGGTCTTCATCCTAAGGAAGTAAAAAGGCTTATTTCTACTCTAAGACTGTTAAAGGCATTAGGCAATACCATAATTGTGATAGAACATGACCTTGAAGTAATCTTAAATGCAGATTATGTGATAGAACTAGGACCAGGGGCAGGAGAGAAAGGTGGAGAAATTGTTTTTGTAGGCAATTCTGAAGCATTAAAAAAGAGCCCTACACTCACAGGTCAGTATCTTTCAGGAAGAAAAAAACTTTCCCGCAAAAAACATCTACAGAAAAAAGATTATTTGGTGATAGAAGGAGCCGCTGCCCATAATCTTAAAAATATTACTGTTTCCATTCCTTTAAATTGTCTTACCTGCATTTGTGGTGTGAGTGGAAGTGGCAAAACTAGTTTAATAATCAATGTGCTTTATCAGGGATTAAAACAGAAACTTCAGGGAAAAGGAGTAAATTTCACGATAGATATAAAAGGAATAGAAAAAATAAAAAAAGTAGTTTCAATAGATGCTCATCCCATTGGAAAAACACCCAAGTCTAATCCTGCTACCTATACAGGGGTTTTTACTCATATAAGACAATTGTTTGCTCAAATACCAGAGGCCCGAGCTAGAGGTTATACTGCAGAAAGATTTAGCCTTAATGTTAAAGGAGGCAGGTGTGAGGTTTGTAAGGGAGAAGGGGTAGTAAAGATAGAAATGGGTATTTTACCAAATGTCTTTATCCCCTGTGATGCTTGCCAAGGAAAGCGATTTAATCCGGATACCTTAGAAATTATATTTAAAGGAAAAAATATAGCCCAAGTCTTAGATATGAGTGTTATAGAAGCCTATGAGTTTTTTCGCCATATACCTTCTATAAAAAAGTATCTTTATACTATGATAGAAGTAGGATTAGGGTATTTAAAACTGGGTCAACCTGCCCCTAGCCTTTCTGGTGGAGAGGCCCAAAGATTAAAATTAGCTAGAGAATTAATACCAGGAACTCAGAGAGAAACTATTTATATCTTAGATGAACCCAGCATAGGACTTCATTTAGAAGACATAAACCATTTGTTGTCTCTTTTGGATAAGCTGATTGAAAAGGGGAATACGGTTATCATTGCCGAACATCATCCCGAAATTATAAAGGCAGCAGATTATCTTATTGAACTTGGGCCTGAAGGCGGGGGAAAGGGGGGTTATTTAATAAATAGTGGCTGGATATGA